One part of the Huiozyma naganishii CBS 8797 chromosome 13, complete genome genome encodes these proteins:
- the PYC2 gene encoding pyruvate carboxylase 2 (similar to Saccharomyces cerevisiae PYC2 (YBR218C) and PYC1 (YGL062W); ancestral locus Anc_6.115), translating to MSNNKLSGLRDAGALLGDKNKILVANRGEIPIRIFRTAHELSMRTVAIFSHEDKLSTHRLKADESYAIGEPHQYTPVGAYLAIDEIINIAKTHQVDFIHPGYGFLSENAEFAAKVIEAGITWIGPPPEVIDSVGDKVSARNLAAKANVPTVPGTPGPIETAQEAEKFVEEYGYPVIIKAAFGGGGRGMRVVREGEDIADAFERARSEAVTAFGNGTCFVERFLNKPKHIEVQLLADNHGNVVHLFERDCSVQRRHQKVVEVAPAKTLPRHVRNSILTDAVKLAKEAGYRNAGTAEFLVDDQDRHYFIEINPRIQVEHTITEEITGIDLVAAQIQIAAGATLAELGLMQDKITTRGFAIQCRITTEDPAKNFQPDTGRLEVYRSAGGNGVRLDGGNAYAGAVISPHYDSMLVKCSCSGSTYEIVRRKMIRALIEFRIRGVKTNIPFLLTLLMHPVFFDGSYWTTFIDDTPQLFHMVHSRNRAQKLLHYLADLAVNGSSIKGQVGLPRLNKVPDVPHLHDENNNPINVHVTAPPSGWRDVLLRDGPEAFAKQVRQFSGTLLMDTTWRDAHQSLLATRVRTYDLLAIAQTTAHAWAGAFALECWGGATFDVAMRFLHEDPWDRLRKLRKLVPNIPFQMLLRGANGVAYSSLPDNAIDHFVKQAKNNGVDIFRVFDALNDLDQLKVGVDAVKKAGGVVEATICYSGDMTQPGKKYNLDYYLEIAEAVVQMGTHILGIKDMAGTLKPAAAKMLIGSLRAKYPNMPIHVHTHDSAGTAVASNAACALAGADVVDVAINSMSGLTSQASVNALLASLDGLVETGVSEKHVRELDAYWAEMRLLYSCFGANLKGPDPEVYQHEIPGGQLTNLLFQAQQLGLGEQWAETKRAYREANYLLGDIVKVTPTSKVVGDMAQFMVSNKLTADDVRRLANQLDFPDSVMDFFEGLIGQPYGGFPEPLRSDVLKNKRRKLTCRPGLELAPFDLDAIREDLNSRFGSDIDECDVASYNMYPKVYEDFQKTRELYGDLSVLPTKNFLAPAAIGEEIEVTIEQGKTLIIKLQAVGDLNKETGLREVYFELNGETRKIRTADKSQVVQTVSKPKADGHDVFQVGAPMAGVIVEVKVHKGSLVKKGEAVAVLSAMKMEMVISAQTDGQVKEVLINDGENVEASDLLVVLEDTNV from the coding sequence ATGTCTAACAATAAACTGTCAGGGTTGAGAGATGCTGGGGCTTTGTTGGGagacaagaacaaaattcTTGTCGCGAACAGAGGTGAAATTCCCATCAGGATTTTCAGAACTGCCCATGAACTGTCCATGAGGACGGTGGCGATATTCTCACACGAGGACAAGCTGTCGACGCACAGGTTGAAGGCAGACGAGTCCTACGCCATCGGTGAGCCACACCAGTACACTCCCGTGGGTGCATACTTGGCCATCGATGAAATTATCAATATTGCAAAGACGCATCAAGTCGATTTCATCCACCCTGGGTACGGGTTTCTCTCTGAGAACGCAGAGTTTGCGGCAAAGGTCATTGAGGCTGGGATCACTTGGATCGGACCACCCCCAGAGGTGATCGATTCCGTTGGGGATAAAGTATCCGCTAGAAACCTTGCTGCAAAGGCCAATGTCCCCACTGTCCCAGGTACACCTGGCCCCATTGAGACCGCTCAGGAGGCTGAGAAGTTTGTTGAAGAGTACGGGTACCCTGTCATCATCAAAGCCGCGttcggtggtggtggtagagGTATGAGAGTCGTCAGGGAGGGTGAAGACATTGCGGACGCATTTGAACGTGCCCGGTCAGAGGCGGTCACCGCCTTTGGGAACGGTACCTGTTTTGTAGAAaggttcttgaacaagCCAAAGCATATCGAGGTACAACTTTTGGCCGATAACCACGGGAATGTCGTCCACTTGTTTGAAAGAGACTGTTCCGTGCAGAGAAGACACCAGAAAGTCGTCGAGGTGGCACCAGCGAAAACTTTGCCCCGTCATGTCAGAAACTCCATCCTTACAGATGCCGTGAAATTGGCGAAGGAAGCAGGTTACAGAAACGCGGGGACAGCAGAGTTCCTTGTCGATGACCAGGACAGGCACTACTTTATAGAGATCAATCCAAGAATCCAGGTGGAACACACTATCACGGAGGAAATTACTGGGATTGACTTGGTTGCTGCCCAAATCCAAATTGCAGCAGGTGCTACGCTAGCAGAACTGGGGCTGATGCAAGACAAAATCACCACTAGAGGGTTTGCCATCCAATGTCGTATCACGACGGAAGATCCGGCCAAGAATTTCCAGCCGGACACCGGTAGATTGGAAGTCTACAGGTCTGCCGGGGGTAACGGTGTTAGATTGGATGGTGGTAATGCTTACGCTGGTGCGGTCATCTCCCCACATTATGACTCTATGTTAGTGAAGTGCTCGTGTTCGGGTTCCACTTATGAAATAGTTCGTCGTAAGATGATCCGTGCCTTGATTGAGTTCAGAATCAGAGGTGTGAAAACGAACATACCCTTTTTATTGACACTACTAATGCATCCGGTATTCTTCGATGGTTCATACTGGACTACTTTCATCGACGATACTCCTCAATTGTTCCACATGGTTCACTCTAGAAACAGAGCTCAGAAATTGTTGCATTACTTGGCCGACTTGGCTGTCAATGGTTCTTCTATTAAGGGACAGGTTGGCTTACCAAGATTGAACAAAGTCCCAGATGTGCCACATTTGCACGATGAAAATAACAATCCAATTAACGTCCACGTCACTGCACCTCCTTCTGGGTGGAGAGACGTCTTATTGAGAGACGGTCCAGAAGCGTTTGCCAAACAGGTCAGACAGTTCAGCGGTACTTTGCTAATGGACACCACGTGGAGAGACGCTCACCAGTCTCTACTAGCCACCAGAGTCAGAACGTACGATTTGTTGGCCATTGCACAGACCACAGCGCATGCGTGGGCCGGTGCATTTGCACTCGAGTGTTGGGGTGGTGCAACTTTTGACGTCGCAATGAGATTCTTGCACGAGGACCCATGGGACAGGTTGAGGAAGTTAAGGAAATTGGTCCCCAACATCCCATTCCAGATGTTGCTCCGTGGGGCCAACGGTGTTGCGTACTCCTCTTTGCCAGACAACGCCATCGACCATTTCGTCAAGCAGGCCAAGAACAACGGTGTTGACATCTTCAGAGTCTTTGACGCCTTGAACGATCTGGACCAATTGAAGGTTGGTGTTGACGCGGTCAAGAAGGCCGGTGGTGTAGTCGAAGCTACCATCTGCTACTCCGGTGACATGACGCAACCTGGGAAGAAGTACAACTTGGATTattatttggaaattgCCGAAGCAGTTGTCCAAATGGGTACTCACATCCTAGGTATCAAGGACATGGCCGGCACTTTAAAGCCAGCGGCTGCGAAAATGCTGATCGGGTCGTTGAGAGCCAAATATCCAAACATGCCTATTCACGTCCACACTCACGATTCCGCCGGTACAGCTGTTGCCTCCAACGCCGCCTGCGCCCTAGCAGGTGCCGACGTGGTCGACGTGGCCATCAACTCCATGTCCGGTTTGACATCCCAGGCCTCCGTCAACGCACTTTTGGCCTCGCTAGATGGTCTGGTGGAAACTGGTGTCAGCGAAAAGCACGTGCGTGAGTTGGATGCATACTGGGCTGAGATGAGACTGCTATACTCTTGCTTCGGTGCAAACTTGAAGGGCCCAGATCCAGAAGTTTACCAGCACGAGATTCCAGGTGGACAATTGACCAACTTGCTGTTCCAAGCTCAACAATTAGGGTTGGGTGAACAATGGGCCGAGACGAAGAGGGCCTACAGAGAGGCCAACTACTTACTTGGTGACATTGTCAAGGTCACTCCCACTTCGAAAGTGGTTGGTGACATGGCACAATTCATGGTTTCCAACAAGTTAACTGCTGATGACGTCCGCAGATTAGCGAACCAACTGGATTTCCCTGACTCAGTCAtggatttctttgaaggtttGATTGGCCAACCGTATGGTGGTTTTCCAGAGCCTTTGCGGTCTGACGtgctgaagaacaagagacgGAAACTGACGTGCCGTCCAGGGTTAGAGCTAGCTCCCTTCGACCTGGATGCAATCCGTGAAGATCTGAACTCGAGGTTTGGTTCCGACATCGACGAATGCGATGTTGCCTCTTACAACATGTACCCGAAAGTGTACGAGGACTTCCAAAAGACCAGAGAGTTGTACGGTGATCTGTCGGTCCTTCCAACGAAGAATTTCCTAGCTCCCGCTGCCATCGGTGAGGAGATCGAAGTCACAATCGAGCAAGGTAAGACATTGATAATCAAACTACAAGCCGTTGGTGATCTGAACAAGGAGACCGGTCTGCGCGAGGTGTACTTTGAACTAAACGGTGAGACGAGAAAGATTCGTACAGCTGACAAATCGCAGGTTGTTCAAACCGTGTCGAAACCTAAGGCTGACGGTCATGATGTGTTCCAAGTGGGCGCCCCAATGGCTGGTGTCATTGTGGAGGTGAAAGTCCACAAGGGTTCGCTAGTCAAGAAGGGCGAGGCTGTGGCAGTGTTGAGTGCAATGAAGATGGAAATGGTCATCTCTGCGCAAACGGACGGCCAAGTGAAGGAAGTGTTGATCAACGACGGTGAAAACGTTGAAGCATCCGATCTACTGGTCGTTCTAGAAGATACCAACGTCTAA
- the KNAG0M00800 gene encoding uncharacterized protein (similar to Saccharomyces cerevisiae YBR220C; ancestral locus Anc_6.118) → MEPSAKLKKNSQLPRADLPQFYLLVALYFVQGIPVGLAFGAIPFLLKSMAKQTSFTSLGVFSVATYPYSLKILWSPIVDSCYSRKIGRRRTWIIPVQLVSGLILILLGWMISHNYIFEGVDNAFHGLPIGLTNVNIMSLVWYFGLLVFLCATQDIAVDGWALTILSKQALSYASTAQTVGLNIGYFLSFTVFLSLNSNDFVNKYFRAEPKPYGWVSLGGYMKFSGIVYILLTMYVVLFTKERPPRVRNLALPQTTNQGIEKAELEYQDGDVATDEKDTQDIGYIYRCFLKVLGLPPIRMLVFIHLIAKVAFQCNEGATNLKLLERGFKREDLAVTVLIDVPFEIIFGYYVAKWSSDADQSRDGAHGSILRAKREGALQRINRFFVGDAGVLTPWLWGILGRLTAAAMGSFVVARFPSDGQITTGYFLLVVFQHLLGSFMNTVQFVGISAFHTRIADPVLGGTYMTLLNTLSNFGGTWPRIIVMSMINHFTLFKCVAENGVTFVRGTGELCTTELMGTPTLVRDGYYVVNTVCVLLGIVLYFGFLKREAQVLQKLPVSAWRCT, encoded by the coding sequence ATGGAACCGAGCGcaaaactgaagaagaactcaCAACTACCTAGGGCGGACCTGCCGCAGTTCTACCTTTTGGTAGCACTGTACTTTGTGCAGGGGATCCCTGTCGGACTCGCTTTTGGGGCAATACCGTTTCTCTTGAAGTCAATGGCCAAACAGACATCGTTCACATCGTTGGGTGTATTTTCGGTCGCTACGTACCCatactctttgaagatccTTTGGTCACCCATAGTGGACTCGTGCTACAGTAGGAAGATTGGTAGAAGGAGGACATGGATCATCCCCGTACAGTTGGTCAGTGGGCTGATCTTGATCCTTCTGGGCTGGATGATCTCACACAATTACATATTCGAGGGTGTTGACAATGCATTCCATGGCCTGCCCATCGGGTTGACCAACGTTAACATCATGTCCCTAGTTTGGTACTTTGGACTTTTAGTGTTTCTATGCGCTACACAGGACATTGCGGTTGATGGATGGGCTTTGACAATCCTGTCCAAGCAAGCATTATCGTACGCATCAACAGCACAAACTGTCGGGTTGAATATAGGAtacttcttgtcctttACGGTGTTCTTGTCCCTCAATTCCAACGACTTTGTCAACAAGTACTTTAGAGCAGAGCCTAAACCTTATGGATGGGTCTCTCTAGGAGGATACATGAAATTTTCTGGTATCGTATACATTCTTTTGACCATGTACGTGGTCTTGTTCACTAAAGAGCGCCCCCCCAGAGTAAGAAACCTTGCCCTTCCACAAACTACGAACCAGGGGATTGAAAAAGCTGAGCTCGAGTACCAAGATGGCGACGTTGCCACTGACGAAAAGGATACACAGGACATCGGTTACATCTATCGCTGCTTCTTAAAAGTTTTGGGGCTACCCCCCATCAGAATGTTGGTCTTCATCCATTTGATCGCTAAAGTAGCCTTCCAATGTAATGAAGGTGCGACCAACTTGAAACTGCTCGAACGTGGGTTCAAAAGAGAGGACCTTGCAGTGACGGTGTTAATAGACGTCCCCTTTGAGATCATTTTCGGTTACTACGTTGCCAAATGGAGTTCCGATGCAGATCAGTCCAGGGACGGTGCACATGGCTCAATCCTCCGGGCCAAGAGAGAGGGGGCACTTCAACGTATTAACAGATTTTTCGTGGGCGATGCGGGTGTGCTGACCCCATGGTTGTGGGGGATACTAGGGAGACTTACTGCCGCCGCAATGGGTAGCTTTGTCGTAGCACGGTTCCCAAGCGACGGGCAGATCACAACTGGGTACTTTCTGCTGGTTGTCTTCCAGCATCTATTAGGATCCTTTATGAACACCGTTCAGTTTGTTGGTATCTCTGCATTCCACACGAGGATAGCAGACCCTGTCCTTGGCGGTACATACATGACTCTACTGAACACTCTGAGCAATTTTGGCGGTACCTGGCCCAGAATCATAGTGATGTCCATGATCAACCATTTTACTCTATTCAAATGTGTTGCGGAGAATGGCGTTACTTTTGTTAGGGGCACAGGAGAACTGTGCACCACTGAGCTGATGGGCACACCGACGCTCGTGAGGGATGGATACTACGTCGTCAACACGGTGTGCGTTCTTCTTGGGATTGTCCTGTACTTCGGATTCCTCAAGAGGGAGGCTCAAGTGTTGCAGAAATTACCGGTCAGTGCATGGCGGTGTACATAG
- the ATG12 gene encoding Atg12p (similar to Saccharomyces cerevisiae ATG12 (YBR217W); ancestral locus Anc_6.113), whose protein sequence is MSQRLIESESESGTDQSEVRDPSDGVKNKLEDYTRRLSQLGLDLDSDSNSNSNSSSFMVEEAQKQKTVDHQLTKQGTPGGKITIRFQPIGAISAVRPAACKISAEQHFSAVVLFLKRRVKVDTVFCYISNSFAPSPQQQVGDLWRQFKVNDELIVCYCATVAFG, encoded by the coding sequence ATGAGCCAGCGGTTGATTGAGTCCGAGAGCGAGAGCGGGACGGATCAGTCCGAGGTTAGGGACCCTTCTGACGGGGTGAAGAACAAGCTCGAGGACTACACGCGGCGGTTGTCTCAGCTCGGGCTGGACTTGGACTcggacagcaacagcaacagcaacagttCGTCTTTTATGGTAGAGGAAGCCCAGAAGCAGAAGACGGTCGATCATCAGCTCACCAAGCAAGGAACTCCGGGGGGAAAGATTACAATACGGTTCCAACCTATAGGGGCGATTTCAGCGGTGCGACCGGCAGCATGCAAGATCAGCGCTGAGCAGCACTTCTCGGCCGTGGtgctgttcttgaagaggagAGTCAAAGTGGACACGGTCTTCTGCTACATCAGCAACTCATTTGCGCCAAGCCCGCAGCAACAAGTAGGGGATCTTTGGCGACAGTTCAAAGTCAATGATGAGCTGATCGTTTGCTACTGTGCCACGGTGGCATTTGGATGA